The following coding sequences are from one Coffea arabica cultivar ET-39 unplaced genomic scaffold, Coffea Arabica ET-39 HiFi ptg000059l, whole genome shotgun sequence window:
- the LOC113704263 gene encoding uncharacterized protein: MDVQDHKKTPSSAGGHEGHGVHVCHKCGWPFPNPHPSAKHRRAHKRVCGKVEGYKLVDSETDHISDDDHLSDDDIVKTPSPKMEKGSVKEVGSGAGIGLKSSKSEDDVFSDAVTEFSDSGISPSIEERLESVREVDNTVGAELVHELNDSQKSEDCRADG; encoded by the exons ATGGATGTTCAAGATCACAAAAAAACCCCTTCATCAG CAGGAGGGCATGAGGGGCATGGGGTTCATGTGTGCCACAAGTGTGGTTGGCCTTTCCCAAATCCACATCCCAGTGCCAAACATAGGAGAGCCCACAAAAGGGTTTGTGGAAAAGTTGAAGGTTATAAATTAGTTGACTCAGAAACTGACCATATATCTGATGATGACCATCTTTCTGATGACGATATTGTGAAAACCCCAA GTCCCAAGATGGAGAAAGGAAGTGTGAAGGAGGTTGGGAGTGGTGCAGGTATTGGTCTGAAGTCAAGTAAATCAGAAGATGATGTGTTTTCAGATGCAGTCACGGAATTTTCGGATAGTGGGATTAGTCCAAGCATAGAAGAGCGCCTGGAGAGTGTTAGAGAAGTTGATAACACTGTGGGAGCAGAACTGGTGCATGAGCTAAATGATAGCCAAAAATCTGAGGATTGTCGAGCTGATGGTAA